A genomic region of Cotesia glomerata isolate CgM1 linkage group LG9, MPM_Cglom_v2.3, whole genome shotgun sequence contains the following coding sequences:
- the LOC123271178 gene encoding cingulin-like protein 1 — protein MPEQNKLVNTSVYKQLNHNKINMNSDYYSTIYAWFERCGIISDVRTHLRHNLVNALKSTDMTLNKDNSGPKSAKQYIYDLLIAEYLWNHNYAYTLSVFASEAPLLVNFRKHVKPDSEDDKQKLQNDYVTHALETLGIRPDEPDGQSIIADYDNNDMPLLLTILKFIYKGKFRCTESARTEFKSCQTQTDFKVSEDILREKRKIINARKKLVEQNEFYNSKLKEYEEKINKRADIVGEQMILLDNKLVTAQNMLQEINEKESKLRKEKEENDRYIFIKNQELISRENLLAHEAKRLQNEQDSYKIFERNLKKLQEELAKVQKEQLSKNEERVIQICTREVSTQTEVIDSEKIIINNCDDEKRQLQSLVQEQQLRIEELTLRAIRLSRQLEEAQLLKPVIEVTRPVFSKTLTTVLSESSSTDDIIQDAKQRLKRLEEESLKADQSYFNCITGLPL, from the exons ATGCCGGAACAAAACAAACTAGTAAACACATCAGTATATAAACAActaaatcataataaaattaatatgaacAGCGATTATTATTCTACAATTTACGCTTG gTTTGAAAGATGTGGAATTATATCAGATGTCCGGACGCATTTACGTCATAATTTAGTGAACGCTTTAAAAAGTACAGATATGACATTAAACAAAGACAACAGTGGGCCGAAATCAGCAAAGCAGTATATTTATGACTTATTAATAGCCGAGTACCTGTGGAACCACAATTACGCGTACACTTTGTCTGTGTTTGCAAGTGAAGCACCTTTACTGGTTAATTTCCGCAAGCATGTAAAGCCCGACTCAGAGGATGATAAACAGAAACTCCAAAATGATTATGTTACTCATGCTCTGGAAACGCTGGGCATCAGGCCCGATGAGCCTGATGGTCAGTCTATTATCGCCGATTATGACAATAATGACATGCCATTATTGCTGACAATAttgaagtttatttataaaggtAAATTTAGATGTACTGAAAGTGCTAGAACTGAATTTAAGAGCTGTCAGACACAAACTGATTTTAAAGTATCGGAAGATATTCTGCGGGAAAagcgaaaaattattaacgctAGAAAGAAGTTGGTGgaacaaaatgaattttataattctaaGTTGAAAGagtatgaagaaaaaattaataaacgaGCTGATATTGTTGGGGAGCAAATGATTTTGTTGGACAATAAATTAGTTACAgctcag aatatgctacaagaaataaatgaaaaagagtcaaaattaagaaaagaaaaagaagaaaacgatagatatatttttattaaaaatcaagaattaatttcaagAGAAAATTTACTTGCTCATGAAGCCAAAag gcTTCAAAATGAACAAGATAGTTACAAAATATTCGaaagaaatttaaagaagCTTCAAGAAGAACTCGCTAAAGTACAAAAAGAACAATTAAGTAAAAACGAAGAAAGAGTAATACAAATATGTACACGTGAAGTAAGTACACAGACAGAAGTAATtgattctgaaaaaattataattaacaattgcgATGACGAGAAAAGACAGCTTCAGAGTCTCGTTCAAGAACAGCAATTGCGAATAGAAGAGCTTACACTTCGAGCAATACGTTTGTCACGACAGCTTGAAGAAGCGCAGCTTTTAAAACCTGTGATTGAAGTAACGCGACCAGTCTTTTCAAAGACACTAACAACAGTCCTCAGTGAAAGCAGTTCTACCGACGATATTATCCAGGATGCTAAACAACGTCTTAAGAGACTGGAAGAGGAGAGCTTGAAGGCTGATCAGTcatattttaattgtattacCGGCTTGCCTTTATAA
- the LOC123271177 gene encoding THO complex subunit 2 isoform X1, translated as MAVDKLWKSELWKSWDKHGKNDYLKIFKNEFTKGNTTEWLRGLYELISNGSQGTLKKDNAVSTLAELVTIDPSVASAVADIFALIDAEVVNDNRNNFYYIVKESEKFLTDRTLKERLEIDTLQDVGTLKNRNFQTKFIKVKTKLYYKQRKFNLFREESEGYSKLIVELNQERSPDQVITTLEIVKSLIGCFNLDPNRVLDIILETFENRPQDDALFIPLIRSYMSDHQVLCEVLGFKYGGNVEATPFSLQKVTALMLQHGVIDLDNILPWLVPDDKAIRKDHEQTMRQAKEYVSKMSVISTRDKEEAPVEEKEVIHDKYTGNQWFGLCEALLEIGAWDVAQKLFNKLPDHCMTDQRPIALALCKLIQSLIEPVYRKHCVVTPKLPGRKIEPPTSRLAPEPIKSIADLHDKLLPMLIILGPNLHHDPILMYKIMRLCHVAIKECPLDSGKQPIDKSNTIYYDIITILDVALLPSLSFMDCNCCVAEEMWNILKYFPYQNRYCLYARWKNDTPLQHAALLRKRADAQKKIKAIMKRVSKETIKPVGRSIGKLTHSSPGVLFDYILIQIQLYDNLIGPVVDSLKYLTNISYDVLGYCLVEALAGADRDRLKHDGNSISLWLQSLASFCGAIFKKYNIELTGLLQYVANQLKAQKSLDLLILKEIVQKMAGVEAAEEMTSDQLDAMAGGDLLKNEAGYFSQVRNTKKSSLRLKEALSENDLAVALCLLMAQQKHCVVYRETDQSHLKLVGKLYDQCHDTLVQFGTFLGSTLTVDEYVEKLPSIHGMLQDYHIHADVAFFLARPMFAHAINMKYDVLRKADPNYKKMSSALKQSKWAEAAQNVMAPIALSVRPLHPLKVWEDISPQFLVTFWSLSMYDLFVPADSYHREITKLKQQAAIVADSKDMNVSKGKKEQDRYTALIEKLQDEKRKQEEHVEKVFAYLRQEKDSWFLSRSAKSAKNETITQFLQLCLFPRCTFTTVDAMYCAKFVHTIHSLKTANFSTLLCYDRLFCDITYSVTSCTENEANRYGRFLCAMLETVMRWHSEKAIFDKECSNYPGFVTKFRVSNQFSEANDMVGFENYRHVCHKWHYKITKAIVVCLDSKDYVQIRNSLIILIKILPHFPVLAKLSQILERKVEKVREEERGQRQDLHVLATSYCGQLKAKAPQMIRESDFHHVGDKAGKTQETSNTETSEKTSNGVPAKEVSSNGDTRVDKDTKDQRDKRTPSQTYHDSTEKTRKKEEPKEAPELKEKYVKKEEIKEDDTTDKKDRKYYKEDHYYSGVDNLDRDLSSVSNSSASSGQAQDGPDREPKRRKIESIPKESRRTDSSSEKKERSSKTKVRDEQKELRREKKLGRKRDRTDDAVAAAEQKRRKDDDREIIITAKAHQNGDLPEHREKHHYPKEKSPYGKERTHEREGREGRDKHRRSSDPKRR; from the exons ATGGCGGTTGATAAATTGTGGAAATCAGAGTTATGGAAATCATGGGATAAGCATGGCAAAAATGATTA CCTCAAGATATTCAAGAACGAATTCACGAAAGGCAACACcacag AATGGCTACGAGGATTATACGAATTGATCTCAAACGGCAGCCAGGGGACTCTCAAAAAAGACAATGCTGTTTCTACTTTAGCAGAACTTgtg acCATCGATCCCAGCGTGGCGTCAGCAGTCGCGGATATATTTGCCCTGATAGATGCAGAAGTGGTCAACGACAACCGCAACAATTTTTACTATATCGTAAAAGAAAGCGAAAAG tttttaacaGACAGAACTTTGAAGGAACGTCTTGAAATTGATACCCTCCAGGATGTTGGTACTTTAAAGAACCgtaattttcaaacaaaatttatcaaagttaAAACTAAACTTTA CTACAAGCagcgaaaatttaatttgttccgTGAAGAAAGTGAAGGTTATTCAAAACTAATAGTAGAATTAAATCAAGAAAGATCTCCGGATCAAGTGATAACAACATTGGAGATCGTAAAGTCCTTAATTG GTTGCTTTAATCTCGATCCTAATCGAGTGCTAGATATAATACTCGAGACCTTTGAAAACAGACCGCAGGATGACGCGTTGTTCATCCCACTAATAAGGTCATACATGAGCGACCACCAAGTACTGTGTGAAGTATTGGGTTTTAAATACGGAGGGAATGTCGAAGCGACACCTTTTTCCCTGCAGAAGGTCACTGCATTGATGCTCCAGCACGGTGTGATTGACTTGGATAACATTTTACCGTGGCTGGTGCCTGACGACAAGGCGATAAGAAAAGACCACGAGCAGACGATGCGTCAAGCTAAAGAGTACGTAAGTAAAATGAGCGTGATATCAACGAGAGACAAGGAAGAAGCTCCAGTGGAAGAAAAGGAAGTAATTCATGATAAGTACACCGGCAATCAATGGTTCGGACTCTGCGAAGCTTTGCTTGAAATCGGAGCTTGGGACGTGGCTCagaaattgtttaataaattaccgGACCACTGTATGACTGATCAACGACCTATTGCACTTGCTCTGTGCAAATTGATCCAGTCTTTAATCGAGCCGGTCTATCGCAAGCACTGCGTTGTAACTCCGAAATTACCCGGTCGTAAAATTGAACCTCCGACGTCCCGGCTAGCTCCGGAGCCGATTAAAAGCATCGCGGATCTTCACGACAAATTGCTGCCTATGTTGATTATTTTGGGACCTAATTTACACCACGATCCTATTCTTATGTACAAAATAATGAGGTTGTGTCACGTTGCTATCAAAGAGTGTCCGCTGGACTCGGGCAAACAGCCAATCGATAAATccaatactatttattatgaCATAATTACTATTCTTGACGTTGCTCTGCTCCCCTCACTATCTTTCATGGACTGCAATTGCTGTGTCGCGGAGGAAATGTGGAACATTCTTAAGTACTTTCCGTATCAAAATAGGTATTGTCTGTACGCAAGGTGGAAGAATGATACTCCTCTTCAGCACGCGGCTTTGTTGAGAAAACGTGCTGACGctcagaaaaaaatcaaagctATCATGAAGCGTGTTAGTAAGGAGACTATTAAACCTGTTGGAAGGTCTATTGGCAAACTTACTCACTCGTCTCCTGGAGTTCTTTTTGATTATATTCTTATTCAAATTCAactttatgataatttgatcG GACCTGTAGTGGATtcacttaaatatttaactaacATTTCATACGACGTATTGGGCTACTGTCTTGTAGAAGCATTAGCTGGTGCAGATCGTGACAGATTAAAGCACGATGGCAATAGTATTTCACTTTGGCTGCAGTCCTTGGCGTCTTTCTGCGGCgcgatatttaaaaagtacaaCATTGAATTAACCGGGCTGCTTCAGTATGTTGCTAATCAACTGAAAGCACAGAAAAg TTTGGATCTGTTGATACTCAAAGAAATCGTCCAGAAAATGGCCGGAGTGGAAGCTGCTGAGGAAATGACCTCCGATCAATTAGACGCAATGGCCGGTGGcgatttacttaaaaatgaaGCCGGCTATTTTAGTCAAGTTCGTAATACGAAAAAATCATCGTTGAGACTTAAAGAAGCTCTCTCGGAAAATGATTTAGCTGTGGCTTTGTGTTTGTTGATGGCGCAGCAAAAACATTGTGTTGTTTATCGTGAAACTGACCAATCTCATCTTAAACTTGTCG gAAAACTTTATGATCAATGTCACGATACGCTCGTGCAATTTGGTACATTCTTAGGGTCTACACTAACAGTAGATGAGTATGTCGAAAAATTACCAAGTATTCATGGAATGCTTCAAGATTATCACATCCATGCTGATGTAGCATTTTTCCTTGCACGTCCAATGTTTGCTCATGCTATCAAT atGAAGTATGACGTTTTGCGTAAAGCTGAtccaaattacaaaaaaatgtcttCGGCGTTGAAGCAATCTAAATGGGCAGAAGCTGCTCAGAACGTAATGGCACCCATAGCACTGTCTGTCAGACCCTTACACCCTCTAAAAGTATGGGAAGACATTTCACCTCAGTTCCTTGTGACTTTCTGGTCCTTATCCATGTACGATCTCTTTGTCCCCGCTGACAGTTATCATCGTGAAATAACCAAGCTAAAACAGCAAGCTGCCATAGTTGCTGATTCCAAAGACATG AATGTTAGCAAAGGCAAAAAAGAACAAGATCGTTACACTGCGCTGATTGAAAAGTTGCAGGATGAAAAACGAAAGCAGGAAGAACATGTTGAAAAAGTCTTTGCGTATTTacg gcAAGAAAAAGATTCATGGTTTTTATCACGAAGTGCTAAGTCCgcaaaaaatgaaacaatCACACAATTCTTACAACTTTGTTTGTTCCCAAGATGTACTTTCACAACTGTTGACGCGATGTACTGCGCTAAATTTGTTCATACTATCCATTCACTCAAGACTGCTAATTTTTCCACCCTTTTATGTTACGACAGA ctattttgTGATATCACTTACTCAGTAACTTCTTGCACGGAAAATGAAGCTAATCGTTACGGACGTTTTCTCTGTGCCATGCTTGAAACTGTAATGAGATGGCATTCTGAAAAAGCTATATTTGATAAAGAATGTAGCAATTATCCTGGATTTGTTACTAAATTCCGAGTAAGTAATCAATTCTCGGAAGCTAATGATATGGTTGGATTTGAAAATTACAGACACGTGTGTCATAAATGgcattataaaattactaag GCAATTGTTGTCTGTTTGGATTCGAAAGACTACGTACAAATACGTAATTCCTTAattatattgattaaaattctACCGCATTTCCCGGTACTTGCTAAATTATCACAGATTTTGGAGCGGAAAGTTGAGAAGGTTCGTGAAGAAGAACGCGGGCAGCGACAAGATTTGCATGTGCTCGCGACTTCGTATTGTGGACAACTGAAGGCTAAAGCGCCCCAAATGATTCGTGAATCTGATTTTCATCATGTTGGTGAtaag GCGGGAAAAACGCAAGAAACTAGCAACACTGAAACTTCTGAAAAAACAAGCAATGGAGTTCCTGCTAAAGAAGTCAGTAGCAATGGAGATACAAGAGTTGATAAAGACACTAAAGATCAACGGGATAAACGGACTCCAAGTCAAACTTacca tgatagCACTGAAAAAACACGGAAGAAAGAAGAACCAAAAGAAGCGCCAGAACTCAAAGAGAAGTATGTAAAAAAAGAGGAAATAAAAGAGGATGATACGACGGATAAAAAAGatcgaaaatattataaagaagaTCATTATTATAGTGGCGTTGATAATTTAGACCGTGATCTTTCTAGTGTGTCCAACAGCAGCGCTAGCTCTGGTCAAGCTCAAGATGGTCCCGATCGAG aaccgaaaagaagaaaaatagaaaGCATTCCTAAGGAAAGCAGACGTACGGATAGCAGTAGCGAGAAAAAAGAGCGTTCTAGTAAGACGAAAGTTCGCGACGAGCAAAAGGAGTTAAGAAGGGAGAAGAAACTCGGACGGAAAaga GATCGAACGGACGACGCAGTAGCTGCAGCTGAACAGAAACGAAGAAAAGATGATGATAGAg aaattattattacagctAAAGCTCATCAAAATGGAGACTTACCAGAACATCGAGAAAAACACCATTATCCTAAA gaaaaatCCCCGTATGGAAAAGAACGTACCCATGAACGCGAAGGCCGTGAAGGAAGAGATAAACA taggaGGAGTTCAGACCCAAAACGAAGATGA
- the LOC123271177 gene encoding THO complex subunit 2 isoform X2, producing the protein MAVDKLWKSELWKSWDKHGKNDYLKIFKNEFTKGNTTEWLRGLYELISNGSQGTLKKDNAVSTLAELVTIDPSVASAVADIFALIDAEVVNDNRNNFYYIVKESEKFLTDRTLKERLEIDTLQDVGTLKNRNFQTKFIKVKTKLYYKQRKFNLFREESEGYSKLIVELNQERSPDQVITTLEIVKSLIGCFNLDPNRVLDIILETFENRPQDDALFIPLIRSYMSDHQVLCEVLGFKYGGNVEATPFSLQKVTALMLQHGVIDLDNILPWLVPDDKAIRKDHEQTMRQAKEYVSKMSVISTRDKEEAPVEEKEVIHDKYTGNQWFGLCEALLEIGAWDVAQKLFNKLPDHCMTDQRPIALALCKLIQSLIEPVYRKHCVVTPKLPGRKIEPPTSRLAPEPIKSIADLHDKLLPMLIILGPNLHHDPILMYKIMRLCHVAIKECPLDSGKQPIDKSNTIYYDIITILDVALLPSLSFMDCNCCVAEEMWNILKYFPYQNRYCLYARWKNDTPLQHAALLRKRADAQKKIKAIMKRVSKETIKPVGRSIGKLTHSSPGVLFDYILIQIQLYDNLIGPVVDSLKYLTNISYDVLGYCLVEALAGADRDRLKHDGNSISLWLQSLASFCGAIFKKYNIELTGLLQYVANQLKAQKSLDLLILKEIVQKMAGVEAAEEMTSDQLDAMAGGDLLKNEAGYFSQVRNTKKSSLRLKEALSENDLAVALCLLMAQQKHCVVYRETDQSHLKLVGKLYDQCHDTLVQFGTFLGSTLTVDEYVEKLPSIHGMLQDYHIHADVAFFLARPMFAHAINMKYDVLRKADPNYKKMSSALKQSKWAEAAQNVMAPIALSVRPLHPLKVWEDISPQFLVTFWSLSMYDLFVPADSYHREITKLKQQAAIVADSKDMNVSKGKKEQDRYTALIEKLQDEKRKQEEHVEKVFAYLRQEKDSWFLSRSAKSAKNETITQFLQLCLFPRCTFTTVDAMYCAKFVHTIHSLKTANFSTLLCYDRLFCDITYSVTSCTENEANRYGRFLCAMLETVMRWHSEKAIFDKECSNYPGFVTKFRVSNQFSEANDMVGFENYRHVCHKWHYKITKAIVVCLDSKDYVQIRNSLIILIKILPHFPVLAKLSQILERKVEKVREEERGQRQDLHVLATSYCGQLKAKAPQMIRESDFHHVGDKAGKTQETSNTETSEKTSNGVPAKEVSSNGDTRVDKDTKDQRDKRTPSQTYHDSTEKTRKKEEPKEAPELKEKYVKKEEIKEDDTTDKKDRKYYKEDHYYSGVDNLDRDLSSVSNSSASSGQAQDGPDREPKRRKIESIPKESRRTDSSSEKKERSSKTKVRDEQKELRREKKLGRKRDRTDDAVAAAEQKRRKDDDRAKAHQNGDLPEHREKHHYPKEKSPYGKERTHEREGREGRDKHRRSSDPKRR; encoded by the exons ATGGCGGTTGATAAATTGTGGAAATCAGAGTTATGGAAATCATGGGATAAGCATGGCAAAAATGATTA CCTCAAGATATTCAAGAACGAATTCACGAAAGGCAACACcacag AATGGCTACGAGGATTATACGAATTGATCTCAAACGGCAGCCAGGGGACTCTCAAAAAAGACAATGCTGTTTCTACTTTAGCAGAACTTgtg acCATCGATCCCAGCGTGGCGTCAGCAGTCGCGGATATATTTGCCCTGATAGATGCAGAAGTGGTCAACGACAACCGCAACAATTTTTACTATATCGTAAAAGAAAGCGAAAAG tttttaacaGACAGAACTTTGAAGGAACGTCTTGAAATTGATACCCTCCAGGATGTTGGTACTTTAAAGAACCgtaattttcaaacaaaatttatcaaagttaAAACTAAACTTTA CTACAAGCagcgaaaatttaatttgttccgTGAAGAAAGTGAAGGTTATTCAAAACTAATAGTAGAATTAAATCAAGAAAGATCTCCGGATCAAGTGATAACAACATTGGAGATCGTAAAGTCCTTAATTG GTTGCTTTAATCTCGATCCTAATCGAGTGCTAGATATAATACTCGAGACCTTTGAAAACAGACCGCAGGATGACGCGTTGTTCATCCCACTAATAAGGTCATACATGAGCGACCACCAAGTACTGTGTGAAGTATTGGGTTTTAAATACGGAGGGAATGTCGAAGCGACACCTTTTTCCCTGCAGAAGGTCACTGCATTGATGCTCCAGCACGGTGTGATTGACTTGGATAACATTTTACCGTGGCTGGTGCCTGACGACAAGGCGATAAGAAAAGACCACGAGCAGACGATGCGTCAAGCTAAAGAGTACGTAAGTAAAATGAGCGTGATATCAACGAGAGACAAGGAAGAAGCTCCAGTGGAAGAAAAGGAAGTAATTCATGATAAGTACACCGGCAATCAATGGTTCGGACTCTGCGAAGCTTTGCTTGAAATCGGAGCTTGGGACGTGGCTCagaaattgtttaataaattaccgGACCACTGTATGACTGATCAACGACCTATTGCACTTGCTCTGTGCAAATTGATCCAGTCTTTAATCGAGCCGGTCTATCGCAAGCACTGCGTTGTAACTCCGAAATTACCCGGTCGTAAAATTGAACCTCCGACGTCCCGGCTAGCTCCGGAGCCGATTAAAAGCATCGCGGATCTTCACGACAAATTGCTGCCTATGTTGATTATTTTGGGACCTAATTTACACCACGATCCTATTCTTATGTACAAAATAATGAGGTTGTGTCACGTTGCTATCAAAGAGTGTCCGCTGGACTCGGGCAAACAGCCAATCGATAAATccaatactatttattatgaCATAATTACTATTCTTGACGTTGCTCTGCTCCCCTCACTATCTTTCATGGACTGCAATTGCTGTGTCGCGGAGGAAATGTGGAACATTCTTAAGTACTTTCCGTATCAAAATAGGTATTGTCTGTACGCAAGGTGGAAGAATGATACTCCTCTTCAGCACGCGGCTTTGTTGAGAAAACGTGCTGACGctcagaaaaaaatcaaagctATCATGAAGCGTGTTAGTAAGGAGACTATTAAACCTGTTGGAAGGTCTATTGGCAAACTTACTCACTCGTCTCCTGGAGTTCTTTTTGATTATATTCTTATTCAAATTCAactttatgataatttgatcG GACCTGTAGTGGATtcacttaaatatttaactaacATTTCATACGACGTATTGGGCTACTGTCTTGTAGAAGCATTAGCTGGTGCAGATCGTGACAGATTAAAGCACGATGGCAATAGTATTTCACTTTGGCTGCAGTCCTTGGCGTCTTTCTGCGGCgcgatatttaaaaagtacaaCATTGAATTAACCGGGCTGCTTCAGTATGTTGCTAATCAACTGAAAGCACAGAAAAg TTTGGATCTGTTGATACTCAAAGAAATCGTCCAGAAAATGGCCGGAGTGGAAGCTGCTGAGGAAATGACCTCCGATCAATTAGACGCAATGGCCGGTGGcgatttacttaaaaatgaaGCCGGCTATTTTAGTCAAGTTCGTAATACGAAAAAATCATCGTTGAGACTTAAAGAAGCTCTCTCGGAAAATGATTTAGCTGTGGCTTTGTGTTTGTTGATGGCGCAGCAAAAACATTGTGTTGTTTATCGTGAAACTGACCAATCTCATCTTAAACTTGTCG gAAAACTTTATGATCAATGTCACGATACGCTCGTGCAATTTGGTACATTCTTAGGGTCTACACTAACAGTAGATGAGTATGTCGAAAAATTACCAAGTATTCATGGAATGCTTCAAGATTATCACATCCATGCTGATGTAGCATTTTTCCTTGCACGTCCAATGTTTGCTCATGCTATCAAT atGAAGTATGACGTTTTGCGTAAAGCTGAtccaaattacaaaaaaatgtcttCGGCGTTGAAGCAATCTAAATGGGCAGAAGCTGCTCAGAACGTAATGGCACCCATAGCACTGTCTGTCAGACCCTTACACCCTCTAAAAGTATGGGAAGACATTTCACCTCAGTTCCTTGTGACTTTCTGGTCCTTATCCATGTACGATCTCTTTGTCCCCGCTGACAGTTATCATCGTGAAATAACCAAGCTAAAACAGCAAGCTGCCATAGTTGCTGATTCCAAAGACATG AATGTTAGCAAAGGCAAAAAAGAACAAGATCGTTACACTGCGCTGATTGAAAAGTTGCAGGATGAAAAACGAAAGCAGGAAGAACATGTTGAAAAAGTCTTTGCGTATTTacg gcAAGAAAAAGATTCATGGTTTTTATCACGAAGTGCTAAGTCCgcaaaaaatgaaacaatCACACAATTCTTACAACTTTGTTTGTTCCCAAGATGTACTTTCACAACTGTTGACGCGATGTACTGCGCTAAATTTGTTCATACTATCCATTCACTCAAGACTGCTAATTTTTCCACCCTTTTATGTTACGACAGA ctattttgTGATATCACTTACTCAGTAACTTCTTGCACGGAAAATGAAGCTAATCGTTACGGACGTTTTCTCTGTGCCATGCTTGAAACTGTAATGAGATGGCATTCTGAAAAAGCTATATTTGATAAAGAATGTAGCAATTATCCTGGATTTGTTACTAAATTCCGAGTAAGTAATCAATTCTCGGAAGCTAATGATATGGTTGGATTTGAAAATTACAGACACGTGTGTCATAAATGgcattataaaattactaag GCAATTGTTGTCTGTTTGGATTCGAAAGACTACGTACAAATACGTAATTCCTTAattatattgattaaaattctACCGCATTTCCCGGTACTTGCTAAATTATCACAGATTTTGGAGCGGAAAGTTGAGAAGGTTCGTGAAGAAGAACGCGGGCAGCGACAAGATTTGCATGTGCTCGCGACTTCGTATTGTGGACAACTGAAGGCTAAAGCGCCCCAAATGATTCGTGAATCTGATTTTCATCATGTTGGTGAtaag GCGGGAAAAACGCAAGAAACTAGCAACACTGAAACTTCTGAAAAAACAAGCAATGGAGTTCCTGCTAAAGAAGTCAGTAGCAATGGAGATACAAGAGTTGATAAAGACACTAAAGATCAACGGGATAAACGGACTCCAAGTCAAACTTacca tgatagCACTGAAAAAACACGGAAGAAAGAAGAACCAAAAGAAGCGCCAGAACTCAAAGAGAAGTATGTAAAAAAAGAGGAAATAAAAGAGGATGATACGACGGATAAAAAAGatcgaaaatattataaagaagaTCATTATTATAGTGGCGTTGATAATTTAGACCGTGATCTTTCTAGTGTGTCCAACAGCAGCGCTAGCTCTGGTCAAGCTCAAGATGGTCCCGATCGAG aaccgaaaagaagaaaaatagaaaGCATTCCTAAGGAAAGCAGACGTACGGATAGCAGTAGCGAGAAAAAAGAGCGTTCTAGTAAGACGAAAGTTCGCGACGAGCAAAAGGAGTTAAGAAGGGAGAAGAAACTCGGACGGAAAaga GATCGAACGGACGACGCAGTAGCTGCAGCTGAACAGAAACGAAGAAAAGATGATGATAGAg ctAAAGCTCATCAAAATGGAGACTTACCAGAACATCGAGAAAAACACCATTATCCTAAA gaaaaatCCCCGTATGGAAAAGAACGTACCCATGAACGCGAAGGCCGTGAAGGAAGAGATAAACA taggaGGAGTTCAGACCCAAAACGAAGATGA